In Cicer arietinum cultivar CDC Frontier isolate Library 1 chromosome 7, Cicar.CDCFrontier_v2.0, whole genome shotgun sequence, a single window of DNA contains:
- the LOC101493987 gene encoding U-box domain-containing protein 35-like, which produces MEALSWTLNNLITTHTTILYLIHVFPEIKHIPHPLGVGMVPRNQVSAEQVESYMAQERAKRRLLLHKFIHSCSISKVKVDTILIESDFVAKAILDLIPILQITNLVIGANKSHLRKLRSRKLGKCSVADEIMQNVPQSCNVRIICEGKEVNDQMMSSPSPQNQIITTTSANIINTKENNDSVLCICFKPKFK; this is translated from the exons ATGGAAGCTCTATCATGGACACTCAACAACTTGATTACTACTCACACCACCATTCTCTATCTCATACATGTTTTCCCCGAAATCAAACACATTCCACATCCAT tGGGAGTAGGAATGGTTCCAAGGAATCAAGTGAGCGCTGAGCAAGTGGAGAGTTATATGGCACAAGAAAGAGCCAAGAGGAGACTACTCCTTCACAAGTTCATTCATTCTTGCTCTATTTCCAAG GTTAAGGTGGACACCATCCTAATAGAGAGTGATTTTGTTGCAAAGGCCATCCTTGACCTAATTCCCATTCTTCAAATTACTAATTTAGTCATTGGAGCAAACAAATCTCATCTAAG AAAATTAAGATCAAGGAAATTAGGAAAATGTAGTGTGGCAGATGAGATAATGCAGAATGTACCACAAAGTTGCAACGTCAGAATTATATGTGAAGGGAAGGAAGTAAATGATCAGATGATGTCATCACCTTCTCCTCAGAATCAGATAATCACTACTACCTCTGCTAATATCAtcaacacaaaagaaaataatgattCAGTTTTATGTATTTGTTTCAAGCCCAAGTTTAAATGa
- the LOC101494310 gene encoding SEC14 cytosolic factor-like: MGIHSQDAIHQLRKLFDQVDEPLRTTFQNVHQGNVTETLIRFLKARDWDPSKAYQMLVDCLNWRVQNEIDNILSKPIVPTDLYRAIRDSQLIGVSGYTREGLPVFAIGAGLSTFDKASVHYYVQSHIQVNEYRDRVILPSASKKHGRPITTCVKVLDMTGLKLSALNQIKLLTIISSIDDQNYPEKTHTYFIVNAPYIFSACWKVVKPLLQERTRRKVQVLPGCGRDELLNIMDYPSLPHFCRKEGSGSSRHSEGGNGYCYSLDHPFHQQLYNYINQQARRREAPIKQGSFHVDFPEPPDVDARIAKTIESEFDSLTLNGDKETIEQLDWKTGLIRGSSSPGTKRRPTS, encoded by the exons ATGGGGATTCATTCCCAGGATGCCATCCATCAGTTGCGAAAATTATTTGACCAAG TTGACGAGCCCTTACGGACAACATTTCAG AATGTTCATCAAGGAAATGTCACTGAAACCTTGATTCGGTTTCTAAAAGCAAGGGACTGGGATCCTTCTAAGGCTTATCAAATG TTGGTTGATTGTTTAAACTGGAGAGTACAAAATGAGATCGACAATATATTATCT aaaccaATTGTTCCTACCGATTTATACAGAGCAATACGTGATTCACAACTCATAGGAGTGTCAGGGTACACAAGAGAG GGTCTTCCTGTCTTTGCAATTGGTGCTGGGCTTAGCACATTTGACAAAGCATCG GTCCATTATTATGTGCAGTCTCATATTCAAGTTAATGAATATCGTGACCGCGTAATCTTG CCTTCTGCATCGAAGAAGCATGGGCGACCTATTACCACTTGTGTAAAGGTTTTAGACATGACTGGTCTGAAGCTGTCAGCTCTGAATCAGATTAAG TTGTTAACTATTATATCATCCATTGATGATCAGAACTACCCTGAGAAGACGCATACTTATTTCATTGTAAATGCCCCATACATATTTTCAGCTTGTTGGAAG GTTGTGAAGCCACTTTTACAAGAGAGGACAAGAAGAAAAGTGCAGGTCTTACCGGGATGTGGACGAGATGAGCTGTTAAAT ATCATGGATTACCCATCTCTGCCACATTTCTGTAGAAAAGAAGGCTCTGGATCATCCAGACATTCAGAAGGTGGAAACGGATATTGCTATTCCCTGGATCATCCCTTCCATCAACAACTCTACAACTACATCAACCAGCAAGCTAGACGCCGTGAAGCTCCCATCAAGCAGGGATCATTTCATGTGGATTTTCCAGAACCTCCGGATGTGGATGCAAGGATTGCCAAGACTATAGAGTCAGAGTTTGATAGCCTAACCTTGAATGGAGATAAGGAAACAATTGAACAATTGGACTGGAAGACAGGCCTAATCCGAGGCAGCTCAAGCCCCGGAACAAAAAGGAGACCCACCAGCTGA
- the LOC101494622 gene encoding WEB family protein At1g12150-like, producing MKNLRKVDSPRGEVGEIDTRAPFQSVKAAVSLFGEVAVSKDRLAVKRRSSENVFEKETQLILAQKELNKLKKHVVSAETTKAKALSDLEKAKETLENLTTKLNNVRDSKQSAIEAAEAVKNQGKPFEKTLSLKAIGYEAWKQELEHARNKYTTTVTELDSSKQELTKIRQDFDAVLEAKLAAFQATGEAQRSAKLNSERISELSEEIATMKASIEQLKLASAQNENQFDFYKTAKEEAQKKLEALKNEYDNPELIQSLDAKLAETSAEIEALQEQMKKLHASKMDSVRLLTSELKEATKTLQDVAAEEISLKKLVFSLRTELKQVKKEQDELKDKKQEAEDIATNLTGELQESMEEARPRTGTVEDLEANIFYVQSYKIQKLQSEAEDARQEAEEVSRKAQELKQEAEESRAVAEEAEKKLELVLQEAKEAKAAEQRAIKEMKILSFSGKIKMSNEEFELLNGKVKEFQDLAEQKEAAVIAELQAMFTRKNELDRKVEANLKAIEETKAAMETALWYAVMADSAKIVMERELKSCRQPDSPSSRMSNSSDNSSILSI from the exons ATGAAAAACCTCAGAAAGGTTGATTCTCCAAGGGGAGAGGTTGGAGAGATTGACACAAGGGCACCATTTCAATCTGTTAAAGCTGCTGTTAGTTTATTTGGTGAAGTAGCAGTCTCTAAGGACAGATTAGCCGTCAAGAGAAGATCATCAGAG AATGTATTTGAAAAGGAGACACAACTTATCTTGGCCCAAAAAGAATTAAACAAGTTAAAGAAACATGTAGTGAGTGCTGAGACCACGAAAGCGAAAGCCCTTTCTGACCTTGAGAAGGCCAAGGAGACGCTTGAGAATTTGACAACCAAGCTGAACAATGTGAGAGATTCCAAGCAATCAGCAATTGAAGCAGCTGAAGCTGTGAAGAATCAGGGCAAACCATTTGAAAAGACACTTTCCCTAAAAGCTATAGGATATGAAGCTTGGAAACAAGAGCTAGAACATGCAAGAAATAAGTATACAACTACAGTAACTGAACTAGATTCTTCCAAGCAAGAACTCACCAAAATCAGGCAGGACTTTGATGCAGTTTTGGAGGCAAAACTTGCAGCATTTCAGGCAACAGGTGAAGCTCAGCGTTCTGCAAAATTAAACTCGGAAAGGATCAGTGAACTCTCGGAGGAAATTGCAACCATGAAAGCATCAATAGAACAATTGAAGCTCGCCTCTGCACAAAATGAAAACCAATTTGACTTTTATAAAACTGCAAAAGAAGAAGCACAGAAAAAACTTGAGGCCTTAAAGAATGAATATGATAATCCAGAACTAATCCAAAGTCTAGACGCCAAACTTGCCGAAACAAGTGCTGAGATTGAGGCTCTTCAAGAGCAGATGAAAAAGCTCCACGCTTCTAAGATGGATTCTGTTAGACTTCTAACTTCAGAACTCAAAGAAGCCACAAAGACATTACAGGACGTTGCTGCAGAAGAAATCTCCCTTAAAAAGCTAGTCTTTTCGCTTAGGACAGAATTGAAACAAGTGAAGAAGGAGCAAGATGAACTCAAGGATAAGAAACAGGAAGCAGAAGATATTGCTACTAACCTCACCGGTGAACTGCAAGAGAGCATGGAAGAGGCAAGGCCTCGGACAGGTACTGTGGAGGATCTTGAAGCTAACATCTTCTACGTGCAGAGTTATAAAATCCAGAAGCTACAATCAGAGGCAGAAGATGCAAGACAAGAAGCAGAAGAGGTGAGCAGAAAGGCTCAGGAATTGAAGCAAGAAGCTGAAGAATCTCGAGCAGTGGCTGAAGAAGCAGAGAAAAAACTAGAGCTTGTTCTACAAGAGGCTAAAGAAGCAAAAGCAGCAGAACAAAGAGCCATTAAGGAGATGAAGATTCTTTCTTTCAGTGGTAAGATCAAGATGTCAAATGAAGAGTTTGAGTTACTGAATGGAAAAGTGAAGGAATTTCAAGATTTGGCAGAACAGAAAGAGGCAGCTGTCATTGCTGAGCTGCAAGCAATGTTCACAAGGAAAAATGAACTGGATAGAAAGGTGGAAGCTAACCTGAAAGCTATTGAGGAAACAAAGGCTGCAATGGAGACGGCTTTGTGGTATGCAGTGATGGCAGATTCTGCAAAGATAGTAATGGAGCGTGAACTCAAGAGCTGTCGTCAACCTGATAGTCCATCTTCCCGGATGTCCAATAGTTCGGATAATTCTTCAATATTGAGCATCTAG
- the LOC101495161 gene encoding acetyl-CoA acetyltransferase 2 produces the protein MSSQSRDVCIVGVARTPMGGFLGSLSSLSATQLGSIAINSALKRANVDPSLVQEVFFGNVLSANLGQAPARQAALGAGIPTSVICTTINKVCSSGMKATMIAAQTIQLGSNDVVVVGGMESMSNAPKYIVEARKGSRLGHDTIIDGMLKDGLWDVYNDFGMGICAELCADQHVITRDEQDSYAIQSFERGISAQNAGHFSWEIVPVEIFSGRGKPSTIVDKDEGLEKFDATKLRKLRPNFKKVGGTVTAGNASSISDGAAALVLVSEEKARELGLHVIAKIKGFADAAQAPELFPTAPALAIPKAITNAGLEASQIDYYEINEAFSVVALANQKLLGLDPEKVNVHGGAVSLGHPLGCSGARILVTLLGVLRHKGGKYGVGAICNGGGGASALVVELTQGATWRRSSL, from the exons ATGTCTTCACAATCCCGAG ATGTTTGTATTGTTGGTGTTGCAAGGACCCCAATGGGTGGTTTCCTTGGCTCCCTATCGTCTCTTTCAGCTACACAACTAGGCTCAATTGCTATTAACT CTGCTCTCAAGAGAGCCAATGTTGATCCATCACTTGTGCAAGAGGTGTTTTTTGGAAATGTTCTTAGTGCAAATTTAGGGCAGGCTCCTGCTAGACAGGCTGCATTAGGTGCCGGAATACCTACATCTGTTATCTGCACTACTATTAACAAGGTGTGTTCATCGGGGATGAAAG CTACCATGATAGCAGCACAAACCATTCAGTTGGGTTCCAATGATGTTGTTGTGGTTGGTGGTATGGAAAGCATGTCAAATGCACCTAAGTACATTGTAGAAGCaag GAAGGGATCTCGGTTAGGACATGATACTATCATTGATGGTATGCTCAAAGATGGCCTTTGGGATGTCTATAATGACTTTGGCATGGGAATTTGTGCAGAATTATGTGCAGATCAGCATGTCATAACTAGAGATGAGCAG GATTCTTATGCGATTCAAAGCTTTGAGAGAGGAATATCTGCACAAAATGCTGGTCATTTTTCTTGGGAGATAGTTCCG GTTGAAATTTTCAGTGGAAGAGGAAAGCCTTCCACAATTGTTGATAAAGATGAAGGTTTGGAGAAG TTTGATGCTACAAAGTTAAGGAAGCTGAGACCAAACTTTAAAAAGGTTGGGGGTACTGTGACTGCTGGCAATGCTTCTAGCATAAG TGATGGTGCTGCTGCATTAGTGCTAGTGAGTGAAGAGAAGGCGCGTGAGCTTGGTTTGCATGTAATTGCAAAGATAAAAGGATTTGCAGATGCAGCTCAG GCACCTGAATTATTTCCAACTGCTCCTGCCCTTGCAATACCAAAAGCTATAACAAATGCTGGTCTTGAGGCTTCTCAAATTGattattatgaaataaatgaagCCTTTTCT GTTGTTGCTCTTGCAAATCAGAAACTTCTCGGTCTTGATCCA GAAAAAGTTAATGTACATGGAGGAGCTGTATCATTGGGACATCCATTGGGTTGCAGTGGAGCTCGCATCTTAGTTACATTATTAGGG GTATTGAGACATAAGGGCGGAAAGTATGGTGTTGGTGCTATCTGCAATGGGGGAGGAGGGGCATCTGCTCTTGTCGTTGAGCTCAC GCAAGGCGCCACTTGGAGACGTTCCTCGTTGTGA
- the LOC101495699 gene encoding sister chromatid cohesion protein PDS5 homolog A-like, producing the protein MAEKAYLQLKELGSKLDIVPTSKDALIKLLKQATTCLAELDQSPLTTTRDSMNPFFNAIVKPELLKHQDRDVKLLVATCICEITRITAPEAPYNDEILKDTFRLIVSTFSGLSDTSGLSFGRRVVILETLAKYRSCVVMLDLECYDLVNEMFSTFVTVARDDHPESVLSSMQTIMVVLLEESEDVHEDLLSILLSTLGRGNKGVTMAARRLAMNVIQQCMGKLEPCIKQLLLSLMSGDSKLVNRQIEYHGIIYDLYCCAPQILFGVLPYVTGELLTDQLETRLKAMNLVGDMISLPGTSIPEAFQPIFSEFLKRLSDRVVEVRMSALEHVKNCLLLNPFRAEASQILSALCERLLDFDENVRKHAVAVICDVACHALNAIPLETVKLVAERLRDKSLLVKKYTLERLAEVYRVFCEKSFVADNLNGYDWIPGKIVRCFYDKDFRSDIIESVLCGSLFPVEFSISDIVKHWVGIFSGFDKVEVKALEKILEQKQRLQQEMQKYLSLRQMHQDKDVPEVQKKTFFCLRVMSHSFSDFIKAEESFQILDQLKDANIWKILANLVDPNTTLHQARTYRDDLLKILGVKHRLYDFLNTFSVKCSYVLFNKEHVKAILAETVAQNSAENAHCTQSCINLLVIIARFCPLLLSGSEEELVNLLKDNNDKIKVGILNVLAKAGATIRKQLSVTSSSVDLILERLCLEGSRRQAKYAVHALAAITKDDGLKSLSVLYKKLVDMLEEKTHLPTVLQSLGCIAQTAMPVFETRESEIKEFITDKILKSDGKDHTRTSWDDKSDLCMLKIYGIKTLVNSYLPVKDAHVRPDIESLLDILRNILSFGEISKDLQSSPVDKAHLRLAAAKAVIRLSRLWDQKIPVDIFHLTLRLSEISFPQAKKVFLSKVHQYVKDRLLDTKYACAFLFNIFGSKPHEFAEDKQNLTDIIQMHYHAKARQIPVQSDAISSTIYPEYILPYLVHALAHHSCPNVEECKDVGAYDNTYRQLHLILSILLQRDEGAKSEETTDKEKEIISTITSIFQSIKLSEDTVDTSKTKNSHAICDLGLAITERLVQKDVDLQKLSHSMPLPPMLYKAFEKKEGDDTMISEVKSWVVDDSTLAHFESLELEMVRSQLAEDEASKDNEEKENEMPLGVMLKHIKSQGISGKKVKKVKSVPAETKKVENDNGILNTDRQTNLDNMGSSINVEPCNGRGHSLSKKTPKDPEHTTGQKRKTGETTPAPVSKRSRSSSAHGKLRLSTNTLNSSPRGSGVNSPGAKLVLDAEINPDTDSETMQRITVKDLLVSSLKRKVKGSESYHNEESNKHVEYDMKSPDDMKQSEKTTSTNSKSSTHFSKKTKRKSITGLTKCAMKEGEIDTEDLIGCRIKIWWPTDKKYYGGTIKSYDPSKGKHVILYDDGDVEILRLEKERWELLDKGRKSTKRIKLSGHKNKGSSGSPSKKKKEIVNGKQSPSKPVKHRQKHASKSYFHQEEAKETSDISNPEETMTSKADEMNSGGSEEELATGMDEITTKGKKSNKKVRSVSRKKRLKKTKNFRYMEESDQDKQDYSDMISEDKESVPQYSSEERKADESTEALRENVQGEEELESEGDQDNSDVGVSPGETEKSHIEPSSPDDVSIAEISDDVPLSKWKCQTGKKNSRKTR; encoded by the exons ATGGCTGAGAAAGCTTACCTACAACTGAAGGAGCTAGGATCCAAGCTCGACATCGTTCCCACTTCCAAAGACGCTCTCATCAAACTCTTGAAG CAAGCGACCACATGCCTTGCTGAGTTGGATCAGTCACCTTTGACTACAACACGGGATTCAATGAACCCCTTTTTTAATGCAATTGTTAAGCCAGAATTGCTTAAGCACCAAGATAGGGATGTCAAGCTTCTAGTTGCAACATGTATTTGTGAGATAACTCGGATCACTGCACCAGAAGCTCCTTATAATGATGAAATTCTAAAG GATACCTTTCGGTTGATTGTAAGCACTTTTAGTGGTCTAAGTGATACTAGCGGTCTATCCTTTGGACGGAGAGTTGTTATATTGGAGACTCTTGCAAAATATAGGTCGTGTGTTGTGATGTTGGATCTTGAATGTTATGATCTGGTGAATGAAATGTTCAGTACTTTCGTTACAGTTGCCAG AGATGATCACCCAGAAAGTGTCCTGTCATCCATGCAAACTATAATGGTGGTTCTCTTAGAAGAGAGCGAAGATGTGCACGAGGATCTGTTATCTATTTTACTTTCTACATTAGGCCGTGGAAATAAA GGTGTTACTATGGCTGCAAGAAGACTTGCCATGAATGTCATACAGCAATGCATGGGAAAACTTGAACCCTGCATTAAACAGCTTTTGCTATCGTTGATGTCTGGAGATAGCAAGCTAGTGAACAGACAAATTGAATACCATGGAATTATCTATGATCTGTATTGCTGTGCTCCTCAGATCCTTTTTGGAGTTCTCCCTTATGTGACCGGAGAGCTACTG ACGGACCAATTGGAAACCCGCTTGAAAGCAATGAACTTGGTTGGTGATATGATTTCTCTTCCTGGAACTTCCATTCCTGAAGCATTTCAGCCCATATTTTCAGAATTCTTAAAAAGGTTGTCTGATAGAGTTGTTGAGGTTCGAATGTCTGCCCTTGAGCATGTAAAGAACTGTCTGCTGTTGAATCCTTTTAGAGCCGAAGCTTCACAGATATTAT CTGCACTTTGCGAGCGGCTGCtggattttgatgaaaatgtTCGAAAGCATGCTGTGGCTGTTATATGTGATGTGGCATGTCATGCCCTAAATGCAATTCCACTTGAAACTGTGAAACTTGTAGCAGAACGGCTTCGTGATAAATCT CTACTTGTTAAAAAGTATACATTGGAGAGATTGGCTGAAGTGTATAGAGTTTTTTGTGAGAAAAGCTTTGTCGCAGACAATCTCAATGGGTATGACTGGATTCCTGGAAAGATTGTTAGATGTTTCTATGACAAAGATTTCAG ATCTGATATAATTGAATCTGTTTTATGTGGATCCTTATTTCCAGTAGAGTTTTCAATTAGTGATATTGTTAAACACTGGGTTGGAATTTTCTCTGGATTTGATAAAGTGGAGGTCAAGGCTCTTGAAAAGATATTGGAGCAGAAACAAAG GTTACAGCAAGAGATGCAGAAGTATCTGTCTCTGAGGCAGATGCATCAG GATAAAGATGTTCCTGAGGTCCAAAAAAAGACTTTTTTCTGTCTCAGAGTAATGTCCCATTCGTTTTCTGACTTCATAAAGGCCGAAGAGAGTTTCCAGATTCTTGATCAGTTAAAAGATGCTAATATCTGGAAGATTTTGGCAAATCTTGTTGACCCAAATACTACCCTCCATCAAGCACGCACCTATCGG GATGATTTGCTTAAAATACTTGGTGTGAAGCATCGTCTCTATGATTTTCTTAATACCTTCTCTGTGAAGTGCTCGTACGTGCTTTTCAACAAGGAGCATGTAAAAGCGATTCTTGCAGAAACAGTAGCTCAAAATTCTGCAGAGAATGCTCACTGCACACAATCTTGCATTAATTTATTGGTG ATCATTGCTCGTTTCTGTCCATTGCTTCTTAGTGGTAGTGAGGAGGAACTGGTGAATCTACTGAAGGATAATAATGATAAGATTAAAGTGGGTATTCTGAATGTTTTAGCTAAGGCCGGTGCTACTATTCGTAAACAACTTTCAGTAACATCAAG TTCAGTAGACCTTATATTGGAGAGGTTATGTTTAGAAGGCAGTCGGAGACAGGCAAAGTATGCTGTCCATGCATTGGCTGCAATAACAAAGGATGATGGCCTCAAGTCTCTTTCTGTTCTATACAAG AAACTTGTAGATATGCTGGAAGAAAAAACACATCTGCCTACTGTATTGCAGTCTCTGGGGTGTATAGCGCAGACTGCAATGCCTGTTTTTGAAACTAGAGAGAGTGAAATTAAAGAATTTATAACAGACAAGATTCTAAAAAGTGATGGT AAAGATCACACTAGAACATCTTGGGATGATAAAAGCGATCTCTGTATGTTGAAG ATATATGGCATTAAAACCTTAGTAAATAGCTACTTGCCTGTCAAAGATGCTCATGTTCGTCCTGATATTGAAAGTCTTCTGGATATCCTTAGGAATATACTATCTTTTGGTGAAATATCGAAGGACTTGCAATCAAG TCCAGTTGATAAGGCCCATTTGAGGCTTGCTGCTGCAAAGGCTGTTATTCGTTTGTCAAGGCTATGGGATCAAAAGATACCAGTTGATATTTTCCACTTAACTTTAAGGCTATCTGAG ATTAGTTTTCCTCAAGCTAAGAAGGTTTTCTTAAGCAAAGTTCACCAATATGTTAAAGACCGCCTTTTGGATACCAAATATGCATGTGCCTTCTTATTCAACATATTTGGATCCAAGCCACATGAATTTGCAGAG GATAAACAGAATCTGACAGACATTATTCAAATGCACTATCATGCGAAGGCACGGCAAATTCCTGTGCAATCAGATGCAATTTCCTCGACCATTTACCCGGAATACATCCTTCCATACCTAGTTCATGCACTTGCTCATCACTCATGTCCCAATGTTGAGGAGTGCAAGGATGTTGGAGCATATGATAATACATACCG GCAGTTGCACCTAATACTGTCAATATTACTCCAAAGAGACGAAGGTGCCAAGTCAGAAGAAACTACTGACAAAGAAAAGGAAATTATATCTACCATCACTTCTATCTTTCAGAGTATCAAACTTTCTGAAGACACGGTTGATACATCAAAGACAAAG AATTCTCATGCAATATGTGACCTTGGGTTAGCAATAACTGAACGGTTAGTGCAGAAGGATGTTGATCTGCAAAAATTGTCCCATTCAATGCCTCTGCCTCCAATGCTATACAAAGCATTTGAGAAGAAGGAAGGAGATGACACTATG ATAAGTGAGGTGAAAAGCTGGGTTGTGGATGACTCCACATTGGCTCACTTTGAATCTCTTGAACTGGAAATG GTTCGATCCCAATTAGCTGAGGATGAAGCTTCAAAGGACAATgaagaaaaggaaaatgaaaTGCCTCTGGGAGTGATGTTAAAGCACATCAAATCTCAGGGAATTAGTggcaaaaaagtaaaaaaagtgAAGTCTGTGCCAGCTGAAACAAAAAAGGTTGAAAATGATAATGGCATCTTAAATACGGACCGACAGACCAACTTGGACAACATGGGGTCATCTATTAATGTTGAACCATGTAATGGTCGTGGGCATTCTTTAAGTAAGAAAACACCGAAGGATCCAGAGCATACTACAggtcaaaaaagaaaaactggAGAAACAACACCTGCTCCCGTGTCTAAACGAAGTAGGTCTTCCTCTGCTCATGGTAAACTGAGATTATCAACTAATACGTTAAATTCATCTCCAAGAGGTTCAGGAGTAAACTCCCCTGGAGCAAAATTAGTGTTGGATGCAGAAATAAATCCTGATACAGATAGCGAAACCATGCAGAGAATAACAGTCAAAGACTTGTTAGTGTCCTCACTAAAACGAAAAGTTAAGGGCTCTGAAAGCTATCATAACGAAGAGTCGAATAAACATGTTGAATACGACATGAAG AGTCCTGATGATATGAAACAAAGCGAAAAGACTACAAGTACTAATTCCAAGTCATCCACACATTTTAGTAAAAAGactaaaagaaaaagtattACAGGATTGACTAAG TGCGCGATGAAGGAAGGTGAAATTGATACTGAAGATCTAATTGGTTGCAGAATTAAAATTTGGTGGCCTACGGATAAGAA ATATTATGGAGGCACTATAAAGTCTTATGATCCTTCAAAAGGGAAACATGTG ATATTATATGATGACGGAGATGTAGAAATACTCCGTTTGGAAAAGGAGCGCTGGGAGCTTTTGGACAAGGGTCGTAAATCTACTAAG AGGATAAAACTCTCTGGGCACAAAAATAAAGGTTCAAGTGGTTCAccaagtaaaaagaaaaaagagat AGTTAATGGTAAACAATCTCCAAGCAAGCCTGTAAAACATAGACAAAAGCATGCatcaaaaagttatttccaTCAAGAGGAGGCCAAAGAGACTTCTGATATATCAAATCCTGAAGAGACCATGACCTCTAAAGCTGATGAGATGAACTCAG GTGGTTCAGAAGAGGAACTGGCTACAGGGATGGATGAAATCACAACAAAGGGGAAGAAATCTAACAAGAAAGTAAGATCTGTTTCCAGAAAAAAGAGGCTCAAGAAAACCAagaattttcgttatatggaaGAATCAGACCAAGATAAACAGGATTATAGTGATATGATTTCTGAAGATAAAGAGAGTGTCCCACAATATAGCTCAGAAGAGAGAAAAGCGGATGAATCAACTGAAGCTCTGAGGGAAAATgttcaaggagaagaagaattGGAGTCTGAGGGGGATCAAGATAACAGCGATGTTGGGGTTAGTCCTGGAGAAACAGAGAAATCACATATAGAGCCATCAAGTCCTGATGATGTCAGCATTGCTGAGATTTCTGACGACGTTCCTTTG AGCAAATGGAAGTGTCAGACGGGTAAGAAAAACTCAAGGAAAACGCGGTGA